CAGGGCCGAGGAAATCCGCAGAAATTCTCTGCTCAAAGAGGTAAACATGAGAACAACTTTCAAAGTTATTGTGCCATTTAAACTTCTTCATTCTGCACTCAGGCAGAGAAAGAATTACATGCAGTCCAGCACTCACAAAATGTGGTGGAcccatttttttatgttctaaGCCTAAAAAGAATATCCTGCTAGAATCTATGACATAACTCACAGTGAGTGCTACAGATGTTAGTCGACATCTCTGTCTCCACGTAACCTCTCCTTAAATCTTTGAATGCATATAACACTAACAACTGAAGAATTAGTAGAAAAGAATTTATGTTTATGTCTGAGTAAAGGACagatgtgtgtatatgtatgtatgtatatatgtatatgtgtgtgtgtttgtgtccagtgAGATCTTAGTCCCAAGTTTTAAACTCTCGAAAAAAACTTCCACCAACCTTTGCATATcaaactaggaaaaaatgttaCACCTTTATCACAAAAGGGGGCTTTGATTTTAACTTCTGTTTGCTCTTTAGACGTCTTATTGCACGCAGATTTGAGCTGACatactgtttctgtttgttacaGGATGAGAATCAGAGTTCTCGTCGAGGCGGCACCACTACAATCTGGGACAGCGGCATTGGAGGACTCTCCTCTACAAGTCACAGTGCCACCCACCTTGAAGGTGAGGAAGACAGCAGTGTATTATATTTTCAACTGGAGACACCTTTGGCAAATTTCCAAGGGCTGTCacataactttttaaatttaacatttttagtcaagtgaaaatttcaataaaaaatgactcgGTAAAACTAGCtcactgaggttttacaaaataaaagttcctcccatgctgacactttatttgcactttgtaatgattaaaaattatcagcgatcattaaaatataatgctgatacagataattggcaaaacgccaaatatcagcctcaataatcagccaggccgataatctatCGACCCCTAATGTTAATGTTGATAAATTACAGACGAGCGCATAGTACAAAGCCACGCAAAAATTCCAGTAAGGTTACTATTTTACttgtcaaaataaagcaaattaaatAATATCCATATTATACATGCAGTCCTGTAGTAAAAGCTTTTCTCTTGAAACACATCATATATTGACTTTCagccctctctgtctctgcagactCCGACAGTGTTTGTCTGGAGCCTGACAGCCTTTCACACAGTGCAGATGATCTGGAGGAAGGGGTGCAGTTCTCCATCTGGGTGTCCTTCTATGAGATCTACAATGAGTTCCTGTACGACCTCCTGGATGCTTCGCCCTCCTTGCAGCCCAGAAAAAGAGTCACGCTGCGGCTTAGTGACGACAAGCAAGGCAATCCTTACGTGAAAGGTAACGCTTacttgtttgcatgtttatagACCATTAAACTGTTATAATTAGTGTGGTGTTTTTATCAGTGTGAACCTCCTGAAACTCAGTATGCAGCGTCTCTCATCTAATGTATGTTGTCTCATGTAggacagaaatattaaaaactgtaGATTGCTTATTTGAGTGAGTGCAACATGACATTATGAGAAACATTGTGCAATAGATGATACATTTTTGACAGAGTGCTCCTGTAAAGATTTTGAAGTATCCATGTGAATGTAAGGAAGcgaaacaaagcaaacacactaAACATGCATGTCAAGTGTAACTTCTTTTGCTTCTTCCTCTTGTGACATCAGACCTCAGCTGGATCCAGGTCCGCAGTGCCGAGGAAGCCTGGAGAATTCTGAGGGCGGGACGTCGTAACCAGAGCTTTGCCAGCACTCACCTCAACCAAAACTCCAGCCGCAGGTAGGAGCACATTGCGCATTTGCCGTGTTTTGATTCTTTTTGACATATGTGATAGACTCTCGCTTCTCTGATCATAAATCTATCGCCCACTCAGCCACAGCATTTTCTCCATCCGTGTCCTGCACGTCCGCCCAGAGGCAGATTCAGCCCAGGCCATGCACATCAGCGAGTAAGTTGACTTTCAGTTACCTATTTTGAACTCTAGCTTCGGATGATTTCGGCATATTTTGAGTTTGTGAAAGAGATAAAACACAGTGTGTCCCCTACCGTCTCATCTTCAGACTGACTGTGTGTGATCTGGCTGGGTCCGAACGCTGTAAAGAGCAGCGTAATGGTGAGAGGATGAAGGAGGCCAACAACATCAACACCTCCCTGTTAACACTGGGACGCTGTATCGCTGCTCTGAGgcacaaccaaaacaacaagTACGTATTTAACCCAAATGGAAATGATCAGTATAATGTGATAATAATAGtgttgtgaattaaaaaaaaaaaggcaaataactCCTCTGGTAAGCAGgcatttaagagtttttttttgttgttttttcccccctttttctgTTCCTAAGATCTAAAAATGAACTTTAAtgctcagctttttttttcgtGTTAACTTCTGTaataaagacaatatttttCCATATAATATGAGACAGCGTTaataagtttattttgtttttacaagatGATGGATTGAGCATTTTCAGAGagagctttattttttaaaacgttaCAACCTCCACAGATTGCGACCCCCTCAAGTGGTGCCCTTCAGGGACAGTAAACTGACTCGGGTCCTCCAGGGCTTCTTCTGTGGCCGAGGAACCTCCAGCATGGTGGTCAACATCAACCCGTGTGCCTCCATCTATGACGAGACCCTTCAAGCCTTGAAATTCTCAGCGATTGCCACTCAAGTAATAAGATATAGTAATAGATAGTAATAAGAGATTTGATCATGTATGTTTAGACAAGACCAgaagaatgattaaaaaaacataaaaaacatgccaaatttaATTTCAGCTGGTCCATGGCCCATCCACAAAGACCAGAGTGGCCTACATCCTGTCCCTGCTGCGTGAGCCAGCAGCAAATGGTAACGAAAGTTCGCTGTTGGAAGAGGGCGAGGATGAGAGTGATGTCGAAGACGGAGATATCACCATGTTAAACACTGAGGTAACAGTTCCTGCCATCATATGTGAGAGCTAAATATTTGCTATTCTCTACAACCACTTTCATAACCAAGTTTCTTTACTTTGCAAAACATAAAGCAATGAGCATCCGCATATTTAGATGTACACCTAGATGAGGCCTTTTAAGATTAACTAAAAACAGCTTACCGGCATTGTAAATGTCTCAAAAAAGAATATTTGCAGAGTGTCCCTAACAGCCGACTGTGCTCTCTGAAGGCTTTGCTGCAGGCCATTGATGTCCTGAAGAGAGAGGTGCAGCGCCAgcgggaggagagagaggatcTTGAGGCAAATGTGAGAGAGCAGGTGGTCTCTGAGATGATGGAGGTCATCAGTGGGATGCAAGAAGGGTTCAggtgtgtgtctcttttgtttACATCAAACCTTTTTAATACTGATCAAGgctgcatttaaagaaaaagtaaaaccaGCAGTTCTCTTGGTGCAGAATTTGCTTGCAAATCAATTGCGTTccttgttgtatttttattcaaagaCATTGCCGCTACTGGAAAGctgtaatgttaaaatatgagaGACAGCTGGGATTTGAAAAGAATGCAGATCCTGAGCCGTGATGTCTTCTTGCCCAACAGTGACACCTTGGAGGCAGAGAGGGCTTTAATTGAAGAGAGATATGAAGACAAGATAGCGAATGTGCAAAAGCATTTGAAGAAGTTCTACAGCCAGGAGCTGAAGGTGAGAGCTAAATCATCAGCTTCAAGTTGCGTTACTGTCAGACTTTCTGCCCCGGTAGGGTTTCAGTATGCACATAATCTATAAAAATTAgcactttaaaaacatacattttccaaaaatgcaaTGAGTATCCACAACGTAGTTATATTTGTAATCATGTTGCTACATCTGAGCTGCGTTATCTTTCATTAATAGTTTTCTTTGCATCATTTCTTTCAGGAGCGTGATCAGGAAATTGAAGCTTTGTCTGCTGCCCTTGAAAAAAACAGGGCAGCTGAACCGGTCTCCATGTCTGCACCACATGGAGACTCTGAGGGCCCTCGACGCTCTCAGCGCCTCACTTCTCAGACAGAAACTGGCAGACTGCAATCTGAGCTCAATCAGTGTCGTGTTGAGCTGCTCACCAAGAACCAAGGTGAATAAAACACTGCCCTAATAACGTGCTGATGTTTGGATGTCGCTAATGGTACTTAACAGTCTTGATCTGCTTGCCCGTGCAGAGCTGACACGGCTGAAAATGCAGCTGGAAGTCCCAGGCACGACAGGCACCCTCACCGGTGCTGCTGACCGCAAGCTTGAGGATGGTCAACGGGTCAGATACTGCTTTACCATATGaaaaactcctttttttccctcttttttttgctgcatatGTGTCACTTTACCctcagaaaaattaaaattctcaCTTTTTCTAACAGAACCTGCGACAGCTGCGCCTGGATTTGCAGAAGCTTGGGGCAGACCTGCAGTCTGGAGAACGGGCCTGCTGTCGCAACACTGGAGGAGAGAGACTGCGGCAGGCGCTAACAGCTGCAGATGAGACACTGGCCAAACAGGTACAGCCATAAATATGCACAGTATAAGGTTATGTAGCTGATAATACTTAATAGACATTacctttttgttaattttttaaaggtgaGCTTAGCCATCTTCGATCAGAGgccacaaaaaatataaaatttggtgcaaacaaatgaaattacggtgacatttggacatttgatgttaataataatgttcTTAGTTTGTTTCTTTGGCTATACTATTAGTCTTTTTCAAtttactatacaatgactttatAAACTGTTATTTTGTCATGGTATACTTTGAGATGACATACTTTGATGACATACCATACTGCtatgtttttatccatttttgggTGAAATTCTACTCTATAACATttgcatcttctttttttttttaaacaacatactatatcaatttttaaaaacaataccaTGACATCAGCTTTTGGACAACacactataatatgacattttttaacaacattatatatactgtgtttttttttttttatttatttatttttttttatcaattttggacaacaaagtACACTGTACCATTTTAATCCGTTTTTGGATGGCTTACTGAACTCATACTATAcaatgtttttatcagttttttgcTGACATacttgattgacatttttattaatttttggaaaatctttttttttatgacattgtaatatttgcatttttatgatgtttttaacaacatactgtGACGTATTGCTTCGTGTTTtcgatttttggatgacatacaacAACATGactttcttattatttttgaacTGCATACgaagtttttatcattttttggatgacatactatactatgactttttaaatttttttgaatgaaagtTTTCTATTCTCATTCTGTCTCTATGGAAGCTCTgcatgtacattttctgtttgggCAGAGTTTGGACAGAATGATATCTGTTGTAACTTATAGGCTGATTACGGATTCGCTAACTTTAGAGAAGCAAcgattatttgtattttaaagcagGATTTGTTTCAAGTGTAATTCTCAATttgaaatactttgtttttttctccctctacTCTCTCTACTAACAAGCTTAATGCACAGCCAACTTTTAAACTAAATCTAGGTTTCTAACATGTGCACCAGGTGATTACTTTGCATATCATGATCAAACTGGTGTGGCTCACTTATCCCTCCAAATCTCTGACTTTATCCTAACTTCACCCTCTATGGTGCTATCTAACCCTGTCAACTGACTTCTTCTTAGGACCAGATTCTATCGGACCTCCAGAATGGCCTGGTGCTTGTAAAGGCTGACTTGAGGCGGAAAGCAGAGACCCTTGCACAGACACAGGCTGTCAGGCCCCAGCTGCCCCCCTCAGGTTCTGCTACCTTGACCACACTGGCTTCCTGCAAGAAGAGGGGTTGTGTGGCCCCCACACCAAGTGACACTGAGAACCGGCCTCCACATAAACGGCCCTTTTTCCAGTCTCTTTTCCCGACACGTACCCCAACACGTAAATACAATACTCGTGCTGTTGAAGAAGCAAATGTTACCCCTTACTCACGGATCTTGCGTTCTCGCCAGCAGTCTCCACCTCCCAGTCCTGTCCCAACCCCACGCAGTCTGAGGGGGAAGTACTAAGCTCTTAGGAGCATCAGTGTGAGTTTCCTCTTTTGtattatgcagaaaaaaacatttaatttgctattaactttatattatatatacattcaCAGTGCAGTTAAATCACTGTTATTCCAAATACAGTTCTGATATTCATGGCAGTAAAACAGTTAAACTTTGAATGGGGTTGCTGTACACTACCAAGGAAATTCAGATCCTTCTGAATGGCTGATAATTATGTACTGTAAGATGAGAatactgcatgtgtttttgaatcAGCTTCACTGCCTCTGCAACTCCTCTGTACACCATTTGCTCCAACTTGTATTTTTCTACAATAAATCCACAAAAACCTCATTTTGAGTAGGCTTAAATTGGACTATGGAAGAtgaaaattgattttgtttgcatttacattacaaaaataaatgaaaattaaaaggaaaCACATTCCTAACTTTAATTacttatacatatattttaatataaatatatacacagcATGAGGCATGAGCATatgtcaaaacatgatgttgtacgtacatacatacttatatgtgtatgtgtgtgtgtgtatatgtatatacatatacatatatatgtatcatgcatatgtgtgtttgtgtgtatattggCCAAATTCTGATGAAACattacagtatagtatgtcgtccaatttttttacatgctaaattatggcctttatttccactttataaACTTTGTCGCATTTCTACAagctatgttgttttcagcaatttttctgacatttcaaaatttaacattttttgacactatactattgcctttttgatcatttttttgacataccaAATTATGAGGTTTGTGGCCTTTGAGGGTATTTATTTCTACTTGGTATTCTATGATGCATCTTTCTAAGCtattataagtcattttcagccatttttatgagcagtcaaaattagattttttttcaacatgctattgcCGTTTTGACGATTTTATCGACATGCAAaataatgggatttttttttgttctttacttCCACTTTGCATACTATGATTCCTCGACAAGCTATcatgttattttcagccatttttagcatcagtcaaaatttgacttttttcgataTACTATACGATTGCTgtaccgaaaaggcaaggctatggtatggcTAAGATGTCAAAAAGGAGCATGtcccaaatacagctgaaaacacctcaaaacagcataaaatagcgtgccaatacatgccatagcatagaattttgcaaaaactaccaaaataagcaaaaacatgcatgttgaaaaaatgaccgaaaaggcaaggctatagtatggctaaaatgtcaaaaaggggCATGTCCcaaataaagctgaaaacacctcaaaacagcataaaatagcgtgccaatacacgccatagcatagaattttgcaaaaactaccaaCAACATGAacataatgcatgttgaaaaactcaccgaaaaggcaaggctatagtatggctaaaatgtcaaaaaggagcatgtcccaaatacagctgaaaacacctcaaaacagcataaaatagcgtgccaatacacatagcatagaattttgcaaaaactaccaaaaaaagcaaaaaataatgcatgttgaaaaaaatgaccaaaaaggcaaggctatagtatggctaaaatgtcaaaaaaggggcatgtcccaaaaacagctgaaaaaaccttaaaaacagcataaaatagcgtgccaatacatgccatagcatagaatttgcaaaaactaccaaaaacacgcaaaataatgcatgttgaaaaaatgaccgaaaaggcaaggctatagtatggctaaaatgtcaaaaaggggcatgtcccaaaaacagctgaaaacacctcaaaacagcataaaatagcgtgccaatacacgccatagcatagaattttgcaaaaactaccaaaaaagcaaaaaaatgcatgttgaaaaaatgaccgaaaaggcaaggctatagtatggctaaaaatgtcaaaaaagggcatgtcccaaaaacagctgaaaacacctcaaaacagcataaaatagcgtgccaatacacgccatagcatagaattttgcaaaaaactaccaaaaaaagcaaaaaaatgcatgttgaaaaaatgaccgaaaaggcaaggctatagtatggctaaaatgtcaaaaaggggcatgtcccaaaacagctgaaaacacctcaaaacagcataaaatagcgtgccaatacacgcatagcatagaattttgcaaaaactaccaaaaaagcaaaaaaatgcatgttgaaaaaatgaccgaaaaggcaaggctatagtatggctaaaatgtcaaaaaaaagcatgtcccaaaaacagctgaaaacacctcaaaacagcataaaatagcgtgccaatacacgccatagcatagaattttgcaaaaactaccaaaaaaagcaaaaatatgcatgttgaaaaaatgaccgaaaag
This genomic window from Plectropomus leopardus isolate mb chromosome 13, YSFRI_Pleo_2.0, whole genome shotgun sequence contains:
- the kif20a gene encoding kinesin-like protein KIF20A, producing MALSLSSPCGFRSDEDEDVAVFESTAAEHGGLCRPRLPEISVISPGLDTQPSTTEPKLAVQSAAVRQGSCDGGNAERVKVFLRIRPLTEAESNRGEDQGCVAVQDEETLLLKAPKESQNMRTAERGITQSMHKFSFSKILGPETTQQQFYECTMRKMVKDVLQGENRLLYTYGVTNSGKTYTIQGSGREAGLLPRALVSMFRKLQGRLYGAMDLKPIMYQDVRHLSFSEVRAEEIRRNSLLKEDENQSSRRGGTTTIWDSGIGGLSSTSHSATHLEDSDSVCLEPDSLSHSADDLEEGVQFSIWVSFYEIYNEFLYDLLDASPSLQPRKRVTLRLSDDKQGNPYVKDLSWIQVRSAEEAWRILRAGRRNQSFASTHLNQNSSRSHSIFSIRVLHVRPEADSAQAMHISELTVCDLAGSERCKEQRNGERMKEANNINTSLLTLGRCIAALRHNQNNKLRPPQVVPFRDSKLTRVLQGFFCGRGTSSMVVNINPCASIYDETLQALKFSAIATQLVHGPSTKTRVAYILSLLREPAANGNESSLLEEGEDESDVEDGDITMLNTEALLQAIDVLKREVQRQREEREDLEANVREQVVSEMMEVISGMQEGFSDTLEAERALIEERYEDKIANVQKHLKKFYSQELKERDQEIEALSAALEKNRAAEPVSMSAPHGDSEGPRRSQRLTSQTETGRLQSELNQCRVELLTKNQELTRLKMQLEVPGTTGTLTGAADRKLEDGQRNLRQLRLDLQKLGADLQSGERACCRNTGGERLRQALTAADETLAKQDQILSDLQNGLVLVKADLRRKAETLAQTQAVRPQLPPSGSATLTTLASCKKRGCVAPTPSDTENRPPHKRPFFQSLFPTRTPTRKYNTRAVEEANVTPYSRILRSRQQSPPPSPVPTPRSLRGKY